The sequence below is a genomic window from Candidatus Baltobacteraceae bacterium.
CCGGTGCGGCCCAGTTCGGCCTTCATAGCTTGGGAACTTTCGCGGCCGGCAATTCGCCGTAATCGGCGCGCAGGGCGTGGAGGCTTGGCGCAGGCTCGCGCCCGGCGGCAATCTGCGCCACCGCTGCCGCTGCGGGTTCGACGAGGCGGTCGATTCTGTGCACGTGAATTTGGCGTTCGCCAAGGGCGGCGAGTACGTCCTCCGGCGCGCCCAAAACCGCGAGCGATTCGCCGAAATCGCCGGCGAGCGCGTCGAGCACCGCGGCGATGTAACCGGACTCGCGCCGTTCGCCTCGCGCGGTGCGCAACCGGACGGAGACGACGCCCGTCCGGCCTTGCACGACGGTAAGCAGCGGCGGCTCGACGCGCACGTCGGCCTCGAGCGCGTCGAACGAAGAGATGCCGACGAGCGGTTTTTTCCACGCTTGGGCGAGCGACTTCGCGTAGCTGAGGGCGATGCGCAGACCCGTGAACCCGCCCGGCCCGACGCCGACGGCGATCCTAGCGAGCTGCGCGGGCGCGACCCGCGCCTGCCCGAGCGCCGTAGCGACGGCCGAGAGCCCGCCTTCGAGGGCGACGTTTCCCGTGAGGTCGACGCTTGCGAGAAGCTCGTCATCGCGGGTGACCGCGCACGAAAAACCGCCGAGCGCCCCGTCGATTCCCAAAACGATCATTGCGGGACCGCGATTCGGAGCGAGCGCGGTTCGTCGCCCTTGCCGTCGATCTCGATTTCGTAGCGGCGTGCCGGCAGGAGCGAGGGTGCGTTGCGCCACCATTCGACCAGCACGATCGAGTCGCCGGCGAAGGCCTCTTCGAGTCCGAGCTCGGTGAGTTCGGCCGGATTATCGACGCGGTAAAGATCGAGGTGGTCGATCGGCGTTTGCTCCGCGGATCGCGGGGCGTACCGATGCCAGAAGGTAAACGT
It includes:
- the tsaB gene encoding tRNA (adenosine(37)-N6)-threonylcarbamoyltransferase complex dimerization subunit type 1 TsaB, translating into MIVLGIDGALGGFSCAVTRDDELLASVDLTGNVALEGGLSAVATALGQARVAPAQLARIAVGVGPGGFTGLRIALSYAKSLAQAWKKPLVGISSFDALEADVRVEPPLLTVVQGRTGVVSVRLRTARGERRESGYIAAVLDALAGDFGESLAVLGAPEDVLAALGERQIHVHRIDRLVEPAAAAVAQIAAGREPAPSLHALRADYGELPAAKVPKL
- the tsaE gene encoding tRNA (adenosine(37)-N6)-threonylcarbamoyltransferase complex ATPase subunit type 1 TsaE produces the protein MERTFHTEAQLSAFATDFSRTLRAGDVVGLSGPLGAGKTSFVRAVVRALHGDDPTTSPTFTFWHRYAPRSAEQTPIDHLDLYRVDNPAELTELGLEEAFAGDSIVLVEWWRNAPSLLPARRYEIEIDGKGDEPRSLRIAVPQ